One genomic segment of Gopherus flavomarginatus isolate rGopFla2 chromosome 11, rGopFla2.mat.asm, whole genome shotgun sequence includes these proteins:
- the LOC127031826 gene encoding olfactory receptor 8S1-like, whose product MENQTTVAKFILLGISSDPQLQVFLFLVFLVIYVITLLGNMLIMLVIKVDPHLQSPMHFFLSHCSYDDICYSSTIVPKMLENFLAEKKTISANGCITQMFFIILSFGAEIFTLAAIAYDRYAAIYDPLHYMETMKKRLCQQLVMGAWIIGFIDALVNTIPLLKLHFCGPSEINHFTCKLPSLLVLSCTETFSNEVVLLSSIAIFGSGSFLLTLVSYIHIIATILRIHSMEGRRKAFSTCSSHLLIVILYFGTGSFRYVRPSSVSSEGLDMLMSIQYSILTPMLNLIIYSLKNKEVKRAMVNMLKKAYVAHVT is encoded by the coding sequence ATGGAGAATCAAACCACTGTGGCCAAATTTATTCTCTTAGGAATTTCCAGTGACCCACAGCTCCAGGTTTTCCTGTTCTTGGTATTTTTAGTTATTTATGTAATAACTTTACTGGGGAACATGCTTATCATGTTGGTGATAAAGGTTgatcctcatcttcaatctcccATGCACTTCTTTCTGTCCCATTGTTCCTATGATGACATCTGCTATTCCTCCACCATTGTCCCCAAAATGCTGGAAAACTTCCTAGCAGAGAAGAAAACCATTTCTGCCAATGGCTGCATTACCCAAATGTTCTTTATTATTTTGTCATTTGGTGCTGAAATTTTCACTCTTGCAGCTATAGCTTATGACCGATATGCTGCCATATATGACCCACTGCATTATATGGAAACAATGAAGAAACGACTCTGCCAACAGCTAGTGATGGGTGCATGGATCATTGGATTTATAGATGCTCTGGTAAATACTATTCCTCTGCTAAAATTGCACTTCTGTGGTCCCAGTGAAATCAACCATTTCACCTGCAAGCTCCCTTCACTCTTGGTCTTGTCCTGCACTGAGACCTTCAGCAATGAAGTAGTGCTCCTTTCCTCCATTGCAATATTTGGATCCGGCTCCTTCCTGCTCACACTGGTTTCCTACATTCACATAATTGCCACCATCTTGAGAATACATTCCATGGAGGGCAGgcgtaaagccttctccacctgcagctcccaccttctCATTGTCATTTTATACTTTGGGACAGGTTCCTTTAGATATGTGAGACCCAGCTCAGTCTCCTCCGAGGGTCTGGATATGCTGATGTCCATCCAGTACAGCATCTTGACCCCCATGTTAAACCtcatcatctacagcctgaaaaacaaGGAGGTGAAAAGAGCCATGGTGAATATGTTGAAAAAAGCATATGTTGCTCATGTAACATAA